Genomic window (Notolabrus celidotus isolate fNotCel1 chromosome 15, fNotCel1.pri, whole genome shotgun sequence):
actccagaaaggtctaagaaaagagagaagagagggagaccagaagaaagaaaaagaggagaataaatggtgaaagaatgatagaaggaaaggactgggtaagaaaaggagaaagaaaggatgaagaaacatggaaagaaagaaagaaagaaagaaagaaagaaagaaagaaagaaagaaagaaagaaagaaagaacaaaagaacgaaagaaatgaataaagaaaaaaggaaggagagaagtaaagaaagaaagaaagaaagaaagaaagaaagaaaaggacagaaagacagtagaaaggaaggaagaagaaaagagagatgtgaagaaaggaaaagggaattaaagaaagaaagaaagaacgaaagaaagaaagaaagaaagaaagaaagaaagaaagaaagaaagaaagaaagaaagaaagaaagaaagaaaataaaaacaacagaaaggaaagaaagaaagaaagaaagaaaaataaaaacaacagaaaggaaagaaggaaagaaagaaagaaagaaagaaagaaagagggtgaGGGTGGAAAAGGCAAAAAGAACAGTCTGCATGATTTTAGAGGTAACAGGCTGcaggggggcgccaaacaaGTCCAAGAAATGCTCAGGAGTGATAATAAATGATATGCTGTGCTAAGCGTTTTGAATATTTCAGACCAGAATGTGGGAagccagaaccagaacataTGAGAATGGTCAACTGGGGATTGTTTGCACCTATTGCATGAGTCAGTTACATCGGGGTAAATCCGAGATAGTCTCAAATCAGTGCAGTGAGCTTTGTGCACAGCTTTACACTGTAAGAGGCCGTGCCTTGCACAGATTGAGGAGGAGTGAACCAAACGTAAAACTTGTTGCCAGTAAACATCAGGAAGCGTGGTTTCCAGCTCCTGCTCCCAAGAACCCTGGGGCAGGGCGCTGGGCTGTTAATGGTAGAATTGATAAGGCTGTAGATGCTCAAAATCAGCTGCTTTTGTTCAGGATCAAGAGCCAGGAGGGAGTCCATTAGAGTTTCCAGGGGGGCGACTGGGGAATTTGGGGTTCTGATTTTGAACAAAATGCCTTATGGGATTTTGGTAAGACATGAAACCATTCTATTGAAAAATCAAACCCATTCCACTACAGTCACTACAGCTTCCAGTCTCATCCTCATCAGCACATGGACTTTGCTTAGCTGTTATAGAACTTAGGGTACAAGGCGGCACTAAAAGTAGTCAACACAACCTTTGTACCTCTGAAACATGgcctcctcttctcatccacTTCCTGTTTATCTCCTGAAGCTCAACAGGGTGAAGCTCTGATGTGGAGCAGCTGGCTTGAGAAGCATCCTGAGACTCCAGCTGAAGATCCAGGATCAGCGGCTCCACCTTGGGAAGACCCGGACACAAAGGCTGCCTGGGATCAACATGCAGCAGAGACGTATTACTCCTACTGGGAGCAGTATTCATACTGGGCAGCGCAGGGCTGGACCGCTGACCAGACCACCTGTGgaggagaggcagcagcagcaggactgaTGGACGGcagcacagagggagggagggatggacagACTGAAGCTGAGAGCCAACAGGGACAAGAGGACAATGTGGAGGTTTTGAATGATATGGTTAAACAAAACTGCAGGATAGAAGAAGACAGGAGCTCTGAGGCGGACCGGATAGACGGACAGCGTGAGGGTGTGATCTGTTACTCTGATGATCCCTCTGATGGCGGGAACCAGCGCAAGAGACCGGCTTCCTCCTCTCAGAGGAACACCGCTGAACAGAAAGGTAACAACTGAGTGTGATACAGTCCAGGCTGTCTAAGCCTGTAACAGCATAACTAGGCACGGTTGCCGGTCTAGCATGGGCCAGCCCTGACTCTgaacttttaagagtaggcttccaAGTTTCTCTTTATAAAAACCTCAGAGGGAGACTGCCCCTCCAACCCAAACCTGTGCATGATTTCACTCGAGAGGGGACCGATTAGTGAAGACTACCTCCCGTACTATTTTGGGAAACTCTGgtaaacatgttgtgttttgtttcaggCTCCCAGCAGGTTCCCCGCAGCGCTGACAGAGACTGTGGCTCAGATAAGAAGTCAACatcaggaggagaggatgatgaagatgatgatagCAAGCCCCCAGGACGAGGACATGTTAAAGTCAAACGCAGGTGAGTttgcaaatgttttttctttagaccgccctctatgttctattattaacaaagacccaacatcaagaccggatcagatccagtcccatcttacagacaggactcagtctgatctcgtcttaatccaccatgagcagagcactttgcagcatttagcaagttacagtggcaaggacaaacttcctttaacaggcagaaacctccagcaggaccagactcatgttagacacacatctgctgagacctaccgtgttggagagagggatagagggagatgaagagagagagagagatgatagcggggagacggatagtagtagttgtagcagctggagtctgacacgtccacagcagcagagatccagaggaacctacgagacaagggagctcagggactccagaaaggtctaagaaaagagagaagagagggagaccagaagaaagaaaaagaggagaataaatggtgaaggaatgacggAAGGAAAGGACgagataagaaaaggagacaaaggatgaagaaacatggaaagaagaaagaacgaaagaaagaaaaaaggaaaaagaaaaaagagaaagaagcaaggaatgaaagaaagaaagaaagaaagaaagaaaagaaggacagaaagacagtagaaaggaaggaagaagaaaagagagatgtgaagaaaggaaaaaggaattaaagaaagaaagaaagaaagaaaagaacagaaaagaaaggagaaaagaagggaaaaaagaaggaatgaaagaaagaaagaaagaaagaaagaaagaaagaaagaaagaaagaaagaaagaaagaaaagaatgaatgacagacccaaaaaaagaatctacagcagagatccagaggaacctacgagacaagggagctcagggactccagaaaggtctatggttagtaactttaatgggacaggaagagttaaagtgagagacaggcagagagaggagagagagggaaagacaggatcccagtgtgtcagtctaagcttatagcagcataactaagagctggtccaagcctgatccagctctaactataagctttatcaaaaaggaaagtttgaagcctactcttaaaagtagagagggtgtctgcctcccggaccctgactggtagatgattccaaaggagaggggcctgataactgaaggctctagtTGTTTCAGCAAAATCATGAATTAAATTTGTTCTAATCTGTgagattaaaaaacactttaaatgtaTAAACTCATTTCAAAGTCTGCAGCACAGAAAGAATGTGTGTGATAAATAAactgtcatgttttcttcttgatGTAGTCATGAGTTGGATTTGGAGGAAACCCCACAGATGACATCAGAGGAGGCTTGGAGTAAACTAGGACTCaaacacaacccaaaccctCAGTGAGTTTAATCCACGAGTGCTGCTGGGTTTCACTGGGAACTGGGTTCAGCTGGATTACAGTCCAGTCGGTCTACTGCTCAGTAACACTGACATGTCTCTGGGAAGTCACCTGATGTTGAGCAGGCTGCCAGCTGTTGAGTTTTCACTCAGGCATCACAGGGTTTAGGGTCTCAGAGAGAGTCCTCTTCCTGTCTGAAGGTTGATCTTGTGTCCCAGGTATGACAGCGTGCTGAGATTTAAAGGCGGAGCTGATCAGAGGGGTCCGAGAAAGTGGCTCACCAAGACGGCGGCCTGCAGCATCGGCAAACACACCAGATTCTCTGAGACAGGTGGAGGCGACCCGCAGCCCCGGATCAGCTCCACCCTCTGCAAGGTACCGCATGAAACCACTGTGCAGGATGTACCTGTGAttcttcattaaataattccatatatgttctttcatagttttgatgtcttcagtattaatctacagtgtttacaataattaaaataaatacaaacccttgaaggagaaggtgtttccaaacttctgactggtagtgtacatgtaTTGCATTCTTCCTGGTGGCCAGCAGGGGCTCACTCCACCTGCTGTAAATAAAGAGCTAATGGGAACATGACCCTCCATCTAACAGTCATTATTACCTCAGTAAACATTCCCTCAATTCATGTTTGTTCCCCTCTGTTAGCTTTGAGTCTTCTTTAATGACAGCTGGATAtgcatttttattgattttatcattgacagtaaaataaataataagacaagGGATGCTCAGGGCTGTCTTGTGATTGGCAGGTCAAAGAGCCAAAGATTTGAACCCTAATGAGTTAACCCTTTGTTCATCCCAAGATCCATTAAGCTTCCTTAATTTGAAACACCCTTTCCATCCACCTGCATGCTGCATAACTGAAGATATTCACCCTGAGACTTCAGCGTAAAGCCTGTGGTTCAACAAAATCCTGCAAAGTGTTCGGCTGAAACAACAGTTTGACTTTGATGAAAGAATAAGGTGAATGATGACCCTGCAGGCGGGCTGCAGCCAtgcaatgatgaaataaaacctgtgtttattttaaaggtcaAAAACTTCCTTGAAAAGAACCAGAGAGCGGCAGAAACGACCCAACGGGACCCGAGCGAGACCAGAGGAggcagcgcacacacacaggaggtgcAACCCTCATGTCTGGAAGAAGGGatggaagaagagaagaagaggagcctgaaggaggtggatggagagacTTCTAGTACTCTGTGTAGAACAGGTACTGACGAGAAGGAGTGCACCCAGCCAAGATCCTCTTTTAACTCTGCGACTTGGACtgtagaaagagagagtgacgaggaggagagggagaaagagcaaCCCGGGAGACAGATAGTGTGTCCAGAAACTCCGGACTTCCTCCTACCTGACGCACCTGAAGGCAGCAGAGGTGAgtatatttgtttatgtttgtttgagtttgtgtttgtttgtttgtttatgttttttgtgtttgtttagaatgttttatatttgtttatgtttgtttatatttgttcatgtttgtttgtttatgtttgttcatgtttgtttgtttgtttgtttgtttgttcatgtttgttcatgtttgtttatgtttgtttgtttatgtttgtttgtgtttgtttatatttgtttgtgtttgtttagaatgttttatatttgtttatgtttgtttgtttatgtttgttcatgtttgttcatgtttgtttgtttgtttgttcatgtttgtttgtttatgtttgtttgtttacatttgtttatgtttgttcatatttgtttgtgtttgtttagaatgttttatatttgttcatgtttgtttgtttatgtttgttcatgtttgttcatgtttgtttgtttatgtttgtttgtttatgtttgtttatgtttgttcatatttgtttgtgtttgattatgtttgtttatatttgtttatatttgtttgtgtttgtttgtttgtgtttgtttatgtttgtttgtttatttgtttatgtttgttcatatttgtttatgtttctttgtttatatttgtttgttgatgtttgtgcttgtttatatttgtttatgtttgttcatatatgtttgtttgtgtttgtttgcttatttttgtttgtttatatttgtttgtgtttgtctgtttgtttatgtttgtttatatttgtttgtgtttgtttatatttgtttatgtttgtctgtttgtttgtgtttgtttatatttgtttgtttgtctgtttgtttatgcttttaatgtttgtttatatttgtttatatttttttatgtttgtttatatttgtttgtttgtggttgtttatgtttgtttatgtttgtttatgtctgttgtGTGCAGAGATGAGCACAAAAGACCGAAAGAAGCcgacaaagaggaaaaacaagcgAAGGGGGAAGCAGCCGGTTCCAGCGGAGATGGCAGCAGAACCAGGACTCGCCAAATACTGGGCTCAACGCTACAGACTCTTCTCCCGCTTTGATGAAGGGATCAGGCTGGACCGAGGTCAGTCTGTTACCTCTTGTCACACAGTCTCTGAGGACTGAGTCATGCTGTTTAGCGTCACTCACTTGTTCTTGTTGTGTTCTTCAGAGGGTTGGTTCTCTGTGACACCGGAGAGGATCGCTGAGCACATCGCCCTCAGGGTGCAGCACAGCTTCCCCGACTCTCAGCTGGTCGTGGACGCTTTCTGTGGGGTGGGAGGAAACGCCATCCAGTTTGCACTCACTGGAAAGAGAGGTAACTCTTCTGTATCCATACTTTAGTGTTTCCATCTATCCTATCAGTTTAACATGTCAGTGGTTATTCCTTAAGTTGGTTGAAGAGAGGATGAGtacataaaaacagagcagagctgagGATGCTGCTTTGAATAATGTCAGACTGAATTTAAAGGGAGATTCGTTTCAGACTCAGAACTCTCATGTCAGTCTGAGCTGCTTCTCAGTTTCTTTCAAACCTTTCATTAACTATCAAACTGCAAGACTGGAAATGTTacattcctcttcctcttcttctcagtCCTGGCCGTAGACATCGACCCGGTGAGGTTAGATCTGGCACGCCACAACGCCACCGTTTACGGTGTCGCCCACCAAATCGACTTCCTGCAAGGAGACTTCCTCCAGCTGGCGCCCCACCTCCGTGGAGATGTGGTCTTCCTCTCGCCTCCATGGGGAGGGCCAGACTACCTGACCGCCGAGGTGTTTGACATCAAGACCATGATGGATCCGGATGGATATCCTTTGTTGTAGAAGCAGTGGGAGATGTTAGAGCTGGAGTCTTGCTACTTGCTACGGTGCCAATTAGTCAGAAAACAATGTGAAGTTAGCATGTCTGCAGAGTTTCTGGATTTTGGAGCATGCATAGGGCCTCAAAATATGAGACATATATAAgaaataatgatgaaaaacCTCAGTAATTACACTGAGGCTCCTGCATCGTGCAGTGCTAGAGTCCTAATGAGTGAAATACCCCACAGTGAGGGTCTTGTTTGTCTGCAGGACTCCATTCTGATCCATTTCAACTCTGTATATATTACAATCTTTCTTGCTTCTTCCttaacatcagacacatttgagATTTTCCACCTGGCCAAGCTGATCTCAGACAACATCGTGTACTTCCTGCCTCGTAATGCTGATGTAGACCAGGTCTGTAtggttcatgtttgtttgtgtgaagtACAGGCTGAGACTAAGCacaggatctgatcctgtcttgatgttgggtctttgttaataatagaacatagagtacggtctagacctgctctgtttggaaagagtctgaggataatatttgttgtgatttggtgctttacaaataaaaattgacaaCAACCCAGCAGCCTGTTTGatcatgtctttgtgtgtgtctgtctctctgcagatcGCCTCTCTGGCTGGTCCAGGAGGAAAGGTGGAGGTGGAGCAGAACCTCCTCAACAACAAACTGAAGACTGTGACTGCTTACTTTGGCAGCTTGATCCATTCAGACTCTGAGGGACTCTAAAggactcttctcttcctcctctcagtgagagTGGAACAGGAACTTACTTCAGACTGCTTTCAGATCAGATCCTTTACACTCAGTCGGTCTTCTACGTACGTCCTGTATTCAGATTTTAGTCGTTATGATTTAGTGATATGTAATGATATGTTGTTAATGATCACAGGTTACAGTTTCTGATGTTTGAGTTCCTTCAGTTGGTTTTATGGTTTTATAACACACAGAGGGGATGACATTTTTACAGATATttatacatgttgctgttttaattttaattctatGTAAGAGCTAATAAATGTTTTCCAGAACGTTGTGTGTCGTCATCATTACAGTACTTCTACATTTAATAACACTCTTTGCTCGTAGCTTCAGATCTGGTGGTATTAAACCCATACGAGGTTAGCACTGGATCACATGATCACAGAAGAATATCTGCATGTAATGTGTGGAATAGATTTAGTATGATttctaaaataaatgtttgcattttattattaatactgCATCATGTAGACTTCATCATTTAgcagtgtgaaaaaatatcaagcAGCACGACTTGTGCGCCTAGTAATCCAGATGTAGTGAGTCTACCTGTAAAGCAGCTGTTTTAACATATGAATGagttttatgaatgaatcagGACAGACCCTAACGGGCTGGGCTGGTTTTAGAGAGGTGTAGCTCTTTGAGAATGAGGAATAGTTCACTTTAGTGTTTCTTTTCCCTCAGCTCTTCTATTTTAGGGGATGCTCCCCGTGTATCGGGGTGTTCAAGTCGGATCCTTtagccaaatattcagctgacaggTTGGAGAGTaagatgtgtgtttctaagttttcataGCGGCAggttttcttgtcttttactCTTAATACCTGTCTATGATTCTGAAGTAGAATACAGTCATTCATGTAGTTCagtaaatgtcagtgattaAGGGCTGGAGACTGAAGTAGAGGAGGCTCTGCTGAAGAAGAATTCAGCTAAAACAATGAACGTGAAATTGTTCATTTTTAGTGTGAACTGGCACAACACTGGCCTCAGTACATGAGGTGCACGCTTAAGCCACTCAGCCAAACAGCTCCACCATGTAGAGAATGTTAGCTAACATTGTGTGCACATTTCCTACTAGCTGGGATGTTGCTCATTAGCTGCTGGCGTACCTTTCCACCAGGTGTCACATCATGTTTTAAGAGTTTTGACAAAGACCAGGAAAAGAGAGCACACATTatgcctattttaaaatctttacattgattttaaaattatttcacttgtttttaaggcgctgcatggcctcgcaccagactacatctcagagatgcttttagtgtttAAACCAGGAAGtgctctcagatcctccggctcctctctttcagctgttcctcagagaacagaaacatttggtgacgaCGCTCCTGATTATCTGAggggagctgatagagatattaagacttttaaacgtaaactaaacacatatttattcagtctggcttttatgcaGGGTTTAACAATTATATTACTAACTTTTTcctattatattgattttttttaaattattattattttgttaattttaaatttgtatcttattttatttttatgaatttattcattcaattatttaatttatctactcagttttattgatgtttttagccttaattttattttcaactcttatccttacccctttttaaaatgtatttattttaagtatttatattcttaatattaatttgatgctttaacttattttaattacacacattttattttatatattttatagttttcagtgtgcattagtctctattttaaaatttggtttttaatgtgtcttgccatcattttatttctgcttctttcttgttttcaatcgccataaatttcttactgctaaactcaggaaaaactgaagtgattgttatcggccccaaacacctcagagagactttttctaataatataagtaccttagacggcattagtctggcatccagcacctcggctaggaatctaggagtcctatttgatcaagatttatccttcaattcccaaattcagcaaatctcaaggtcagcctattttcacttgcgcaatatttctaaaattagacacttcctatctcagagcgacgcagaaaaactagtccatgcatgttacctccaggttagattactgtaactccctcttatcaggctgccccaataagtctctaaagattcttcagcttgttcaaaacgctgcagctcgagtattgactaaaactaggaagagggagcacatctctccagtgttagcttctctacactgactcccaataaaatgtagaatagaatttaaaatccttcttttaacctacaaagcccttaaaaatcaggcaccctcgtatcttaaagagctcatagtgccctattatccctctagaacactacgctcccaacatgcaggcttgctagttgtacctaaaatctctaaaagtagtatgggaggtagaaccttcagatatcaggcccctctcctttggaatcatctaccagtcagggtccgggaggcagacaccctctccacttttaagagtaggcttcaaactttcctttttgataaagcttatagttagagctggatcaggcttggaccagcttttgtcatgctgctataggcctagactgccgggggaactggcacactgacacactgggatcctagctcaccttcttccccccaaccccttcatcacttactttaactctgcctgtcccattaaagttactaaccatagacctttctggagtccctgagctccattgtctcgtagattcctctgagctgccgttgacgtcctcctgctgcggacgatctggactccagctgatccggacgtgctggactccagcggcaacagcttctacgactcgtctcatcactatcacctctctctcttactcccctctatctgtctttccagacccaactcagtcgaggcatgatggctgtctaacatgagtctggtcctgctggaggtttctgcctgttaaaggaagtttttcctcaccactgtaactagctaaatactgcgatgtgcaatgctcatgatggattaaggtggggtcagactgagtcttaccctgtcttggtgttgggtctctgttcataatttgacatagtgtggtctagacctcctatgtttgtaaaagcgtcttgagataacgtttgttgtgatttggcgctatacaaataaagattgattgattgatgattgattgatccagGGCGATCACAAAGTTAGCTCTCCTCCAAGAATGAACCCACTGCTGTGTCATATTTTACTGATCTTTCCAACAGGAAGCATCACAAGTTTCCAAACTTGAGAAAGCACAAAGAATGATGTATCACTTATAAAAAAGAACAGATTTACACATGAAGAGAAAATGTGATGCTACAGTGGCTCAGCATAAGAAATTTGTGTCATTCCGTGTCAAACAGCATGCCATTACACTGCGGTGCAGTCAAAGGAATAGAAATGCAATACAATCAAATGTCAGAATGTTAGCCAGAGTTTTTGAATGTGGATAACAAACATTCATTTGCAGAAAAATATCTACTTCataaaaatcaaagacaaagCAAAGGTTTCCAAAGAAGAGTCTCAAAGTTCTTCACGCCCGTCTGAAGAGGTAGCCACGAGTTAGAGAAGCAGTCCCACGTCATGAAGGAGCCGCTCCAAAGTCCTTAGCATGGCCATCTTATCCGAAAACCAGATCCACCAAGCTCAAGAAAACATCATCACTCACTCAAAAATCTGTAGCTGGGGACAACAACTTTCTTTATCTGGTAGATTCATTGCACTTCAAAATCTTCATCCAGCACAGAGATACGTTTAAGGGAGACTTCTCACTTCTATCAAAAATGAATCCAGTTATGTTTATGTATCTCTGACCTGACCCCGTCTCTTCACTGTCTCAGTCTCTCGTCTGAACTTATCTTCTGTTCCTTTAACTTCTGATGAACAGCTCCGCCGCTCTCTCTCAGGGAGGATGAGGCTCTTCTACATCTGATCCAAAATGAGTCTTTACCTAAACCTTTCTAAAGGCAGAGGACTGATGTGACTGAAGTTACAGCACTTCATACAACAAGACCCACAAGGTGTCTTAAGCCTGAACTGTAGAAGACATCAGGGTTGATGTTTCTTGAGGATCTGAATCTCTCTTTGAGGCGGGAGTCAGGTCAGAGCTCCGTCTTATCTCTACTGTAATGTCAAGtttacaaaatattaaaatcaaaccAGACAACTTAAAGTTTTTTAAACGTTTTTAAACAGTTAATTTGTTTCTAAATGTCCTCAGgcggaaccatagactgtataaaaaatggacgtcatctcgctcggcttgGGTGAActcacccaaatggacttgaagctctttgttcctcttactgatcttgtttcctcttgtctaaatctttgcttgtgttgctcttgttctcgtatgtgcgtcgctttggataaaagcgtctgctaaatgacattgtaacattgtaagtgaggccgccacaaaagctgctccccctagtggctggctgctgtataggtcaaaaactctctgcggtcaaactttaaaaaataaacacacgtcgtacgaatgtttctcacatccgtatgctgtgatgatatgtagttagtatttgactgttttgtgtt
Coding sequences:
- the tgs1 gene encoding trimethylguanosine synthase, which gives rise to MWVGAPQAESRGDRELYRSDNRFLSFDPADPAVRETDDEEEEEEEEEEQVLDEEALLMASMGLPVAFVSSSKQRREGRRSNRKITAEPAEEEEEEEDLQTDNTADQRELWDPSEEGTKETQDAGWEVYWAQQGEALMWSSWLEKHPETPAEDPGSAAPPWEDPDTKAAWDQHAAETYYSYWEQYSYWAAQGWTADQTTCGGEAAAAGLMDGSTEGGRDGQTEAESQQGQEDNVEVLNDMVKQNCRIEEDRSSEADRIDGQREGVICYSDDPSDGGNQRKRPASSSQRNTAEQKGSQQVPRSADRDCGSDKKSTSGGEDDEDDDSKPPGRGHVKVKRSHELDLEETPQMTSEEAWSKLGLKHNPNPQYDSVLRFKGGADQRGPRKWLTKTAACSIGKHTRFSETGGGDPQPRISSTLCKVKNFLEKNQRAAETTQRDPSETRGGSAHTQEVQPSCLEEGMEEEKKRSLKEVDGETSSTLCRTGTDEKECTQPRSSFNSATWTVERESDEEEREKEQPGRQIVCPETPDFLLPDAPEGSREMSTKDRKKPTKRKNKRRGKQPVPAEMAAEPGLAKYWAQRYRLFSRFDEGIRLDREGWFSVTPERIAEHIALRVQHSFPDSQLVVDAFCGVGGNAIQFALTGKRVLAVDIDPVRLDLARHNATVYGVAHQIDFLQGDFLQLAPHLRGDVVFLSPPWGGPDYLTAEVFDIKTMMDPDGFEIFHLAKLISDNIVYFLPRNADVDQIASLAGPGGKVEVEQNLLNNKLKTVTAYFGSLIHSDSEGL